GCGTGACATGCCGCGCGGCATCCTCGGCTCCCTCTTCATCTGCACGGCCCTGTACGTCGCCGTGTCGATCGTCGTGACCGGCATGCAGCACTACAGCCAACTGTCCGTCGACGCGCCGCTCGCCGACGCGTTCAAGGCCACCGGGCATCCCTGGTACGCCGGTTTCATCAGCTTCGGTGCCGCGGTCGGTCTGACGACGGTGTGCATGATCCTGCTGCTCGGGCAGACCCGGGTGTTCTTCGCGATGAGCCGCGACGGACTGCTGCCCCGCTTCTTCTCGCGCGTCCACCCGCGGTTCAAGACCCCGCACCGGCCGACCATCCTGCTCGGCGTGGTCATCGCGATCCTGGCCGGCTTCACTCCGCTGACGGAGCTCGCCGCCCTGGTGAACATCGGCACGCTGTTCGCCTTCGTGGTCGTCGCCATCGGTGTGCTCGTCCTCCGCAGGACCCGCCCCGACCTGCACCGGGCCTTCCGCACCCCCTGGGTGCCGCTCATCCCGATCCTGTCGGTGTGCGCCTCGCTGTGGCTGATGATCAACCTGCCGGCCGAGACGTGGGTGCGGTTCGGTATCTGGATGGCCGCCGGGTTCTTCGTGTACTTCCTCTACGGCCGCACGCACAGCCGCCTTGCGAGGGGAGAGGAAACGAAGCCCGAGCAGACGCTTTAGCGGTGACCTCCGGTGGTTGGGCCGGGGTGCCTGCGGCGGCCTGCGCGGGTGTGGTGGGGGCTTGTGTCGCGCCTTCGCGGTGGTGGTGGGTCGGGGCCGCGTCGGGGGGTGTCCGTCCTCGGAACGGCGCGATGGGGTCGGATACCGACTGACTGTCCGTCGACGCGCCAACCGCTGCGGGCGGACACCCCCCGACACGTCCCCTTCTCGCCGTGCGGCGGGTGCGGGCGCGTCTCGGCTCAGCTGCATGCATGCGCTTAGCTGCGGGCAGTCGTGCCGCTTGGGGCGGCACGGGTGGGCGCAGCGGCACCCCGCAGCGCCGGGTTGCGCAACGCCTCGGCCCCAGCAGCCGCTGGCGGCACCCCGTTCCGCCGGGCTGCGGACCCACCCCGCGCCGGCAGGAACGCCGGGCGCCTAGGGACGTACCGTGCGCGGCCCCGTCACTTCCGCCCCCAGCTCCCCGACCCGCCTCCGTAGCTCCCGGTCCGCCGTGACGACCAGTACGGGACGCGCCCCCGCCCCCGCGACCACCTCGACGATGTGGTCGTCCCCGCTGCCTGTCGCCGACTCCACCCGCACCCCGGCCACGGACTCCACCCCCCGCGCCGCTCCCTCCACCACGAGCACGATCTCCACCGGCCCGTCCAGCCCCGGCACCCCGTCCGACGCCAACCGGTCCCGCAGCCGCTCCGCCGCCCCCTTCCTGTCCCGCCACCAACCGTCCGGCACCGACCCGACGACATTCGCGGCGTCGACGACGACAAGCAAGGGAGCGTTGCTGTTCATGTCGTCAGGGTCGCACGGCGGATCTCGGCCAGGCAGGGGCGGGCGCGGCGGCCGACCGCCCCGCCCGCGTAAAGTGAACTGGTGAACGGCGACTGGCTCATCTGCGGCCGCGACGGCCGCCTCACCGTCTACCTGCCCTCCGGCGACGCCGTGCTGTGCCGTGCGGAACGCGGCCCCGCCGGCTCCTGGGACGCACCCCGAACCGTCGGCGGCACCCAGAAGCTGCACCCGGGTGTCGCGGTCGGCCAGGGGCCCGACGGTTACGCCCACCTGGCCGCCTGGCGGCCCACCGTGCCGGGCGAGTCGGGACTCGTGCACTCCACCCACTTCCGGCCCCGGCTCGCGCCCCTGGACTGGGTCCCGATCGGCCACCCTGACAAGAAAGGCGACCGGACGGGCCCGCCGGCCGTCGCCGTGGACTCCGCGGGGCGCGCCTACGTCTTCGTCCGCAACAACGGCGGCGGGTTGAGTCTGCGCAACCAGAAGATGAAGGGCGGCTGGGGACCCTGGCAGGACCTCGAGGGGCACGACGTCGAGGGGGAGTTGGCCGCCGTGACGGGCGAGTCGGGGATGGTCGAGGTGTTCGCGTCCGTGCCGGGCGGGATCCTGCACTGGCGGCAGGAGGAACACGGGAAGACGCCGGTGCGGACCGAGGGCGTGGATGTGGCGGTCCGGGCGGGGACGCTCCGGGCCCTGTCCACGTCCGCCGAGCACACCACCCTCTTCTTCACGGACGCCTCCGGCGACCTGTGCGCCTGGCGCCCGGGGGAGAAGCCGGTGACGCTCATCGCCTCCGCCGGGCCGGGGCCCGTGTCCGCCGTGCGCTGTGAGATCGAGGGGCACGACTGCACCGTGCTCGCCCAGCGGTCGTCGAGTGGCCGGGTCGCCTTCGCCGCCTATCCGACCGAACAGGAGTCCGCCGGGGCCTGGTGGACCGAGTCCGGTCCCCAACTGCCCGCCGACGCCAGGGTGTCGCTGGCACTCGACGAGCATGACGAGGTCGTCGCGGCCTCCATCTCCCCGTCGACCGGGAAGCTGCTGCTCACCCGCCGCAAGGACGAACCGGGGCTCGCTCTGGAGGCCTGGCGGGAGATCTGACACCCCGTTCTTTCTGAGGCTCCCATCGCTCCAGACACACGAAGTGTGCCAAGGGTTGCAGGGATGTGTGCGTGACGAGATGCACCTCGGGTGAACGTGGTCAAGAAGTGAAGGTCTTGTTAACCTCCTTGCACTGTTCGATTTTGCTGGGGGGCCGGTTGTCGCTGCGTCTGGCCGGGGCCGCGGCAACGGGGGTTGGGGAATGATGTCGTGAGCAGATCCTCCACGGTGGATCTCGTCGTTGTCGGACTCGGTTACGTGGGGCTGCCGTTGGCCAGGTCCGCGGCCGCCGCGGGCCTGAAGGTGGTCGGTCTCGACCGCAGCCGACGGGTGGTCGACGGGTTGAACGCCGGCCGTTCGCATGTGGACGACATCACCGACTCCGATGTGCGCGGCATGCTGGAGCGGGGCTTCGAGGCCACCGACCGGGCCGGGGTCATCGCGGACGCCGCCGCGGTCGTGGTGTGTGTGCCGACGCCGCTCACCGACCACGGTGCTCCGGACCTCGGCGCGGTGCACGCGGCCGTGGACGACATCGCCGCCCATCTCCGCGCCGGCACGCTGGTGGTGCTGGAGTCGACGACGTACCCGGGGACCACCGACGAGGTCGTCAGGCCCCGGCTGGAGGCCGGTGGGCTGCGCGTCGGCGCCGACTTCCACCTCGCCTTCTCCCCGGAGCGCATCGACCCGGGCAACGCCGCCTACGGGCTGGAGAACACGCCCAAGGTCGTCGGCGGCAGCACGGCCGACTGCACCAAGGCCGCCCGCGCCCTCTACGAGCGTTTCGTGAACCGGGTCGTCGAGGCCAAGGGCACCCGCGAGGCCGAGATGGCCAAGCTGCTGGAGAACACCTACCGGCACGTCAACATCGCGCTGGTCAACGAGATGTCGATGTTCTGCCGTGAGATCGGCGTCGACCTGTGGGATGCCATCCGGTGTGCGTCGACGAAGCCGTTCGGGTTCGCGCCCTTCTACCCCGGCCCCGGTGTCGGCGGGCACTGCATTCCGATCGACCCCAACTACCTGTCGTACAAGGTCCGTTCGCTGGGCATCCCGTTCCGGTTCGTGGAGCTGGCTCAGGAGATCAACCAGCGGATGCCCGTGCATGTCGTCAACCGGGCGGCCGATCTGCTCAACGACCAGGGCAAGGCCGTGCGCGGGTCCCGGGTGCTGCTGCTCGGCGTGACCTACAAGCCGGACATCTCCGACCAGCGCGAGAGCCCCGCGCTGGCCGTCGCGGAGAACCTCCTCGCACGCGGTGCCGAACTCGTCTACTTCGACCCGCGCGTCGAGGACTGGCGCGTCGGCGGCGTGCCAGTCGAGCGTGCCGGTGACTATCTCGCCGCCGCCGAGGACGCCGACCTCACCATCCTGCTCCAGCCGCACCGCGAGATCGACCTGGGGGAGCTCGCCGACCGGGCCCGGGCGCTCTTCGACACCCGGGGCAGGTCCGCCGATCACCCGCGGGTGGTCAAGCTGTGACCTCCGAAGACACGTACATACCCGGGGCCGTCGACTCCGGGGGCCGTCGCGCGCACCGCAAGCGGCGGCACCTGAAGGTCTCGTACTTCGTCTTCCTGGGCCTGGCCGCGCTCATCGCCACCCGGCTCGACGCCGGTTCGCTGCACCTGTACTCGATGGGTGCCATGGGCCTGCTGTCCCTGAAGATGTTCGGCGCCCTCTTCTACCGTCCCGCCAAGGCCGGGCGGGAGGAACTGGAGTACCTGGAGAACGCCTGGGTCACCGCGGTCATCCCGATCTACAACGAGGACCCGGTGATGTTCGAGCAGGGCATGCGCAGCCTCCTCGCGCAGAGCCGACTGCCGAACGAGATCCACATCATCGACGACGCCAGCGCCGACGACTCCGGCATCAGGGCGGCCAAGAAGATGCGCCGCGAGTTCGAGGCCAAGGGCGTCAAGTACACGGTCAGCGTCCAGCCCGAGAACAAGGGCAAGCGCGAGGCCCTCGCGCTCGGCTTCGAGGCCGCCCCGTACTCGGACATCTTCCTCTGCGTCGACTCGGACACCGTCCTGTCCCGGGACACCGTCCGCGAGCTGCTGCTGCCGCTGGCCGACGAGAAGATCATGGCCTCCACCGGCATGGTGCTGGCGCTCAACCACGACAGCAACATCTTCACCCGCCTGCAGGACCTGCGCTACGGCAACTCGTTCCTCTTCGAGCGGGCCGCCTACTCCCGGCTGAAGTCGGTCCTGTGCTGCTGCGGCGCGCTCTCCGCGTACCGCGGCACGCTGGTGCGCAAGTACCTGCCGGACTTCCTCAATCAGCAGTTCCTGGGCAAGCCGGCCGTCTTCGGCGACGACCGCCGCATGACCAACTACTGCCTGATGGAAGGCCAGGTCGTCTTCCAGGAGACGGCCGTCGGTTACACCGCCGTCCCCGAGAAGCTGCCGCACTTCCTGCGCCAGCAGGTCCGCTGGAACAAGTCCTTCTTCCGCGAGTCGCTGTGGGCCTTCCGGCACCAGAAGAAGTACCGTCCCGCCTTCTGGCTGACCTGCATGGAACTCGCGCTGTGGCTGGTCTTCGGCTCGGCGATGTTCTACTCGATGGTCATCCTGCCCATCATCAAGCCCGAGCAGTTCGTCCACCACATCGGCGACTACCTGATCTTCATGGTGCTGATGGGCTACCTGCGCAATGTGCGCTACCTCGACTTCCCGCGCCGGGGCATGGGCTTGGTCAAGCGGTTCGGCATGTTCCTGCTCGCGCCCATCTACGGCGTGATCCAGCTGACCCTGCTGACCCCGCTGCGGTTCTACGCCCTGTTCACCCTGCACAAGGGCAGTTGGGGCACCCGCCAGGGCGGTGTCGAGGTGTCCGTGGCCGGTGACCACGAGTCCGAGGTGACGGAGATCTTCGAGGAAGAGGACCCGTACTCCGACAAGAAGGTCACCGAGACGCTCCAGCTGATGCGTCTGGAGGGCGCGGCCCTGCGCACCCGGCCCCGCCCGGCGGGCGGCATCCCGGCCCAGCCGCAGCCGATCCCGGGCTACGACGAGGAGCAGCACGCGGGTGTCCCGCAGCAGCGCGTGAGCTGGGGGACACCGGAACCGGCCGGCCGGCAGCAGTGGCAGGGCGGGTACGACGGCTACCCCGACCAGTACCAGCAGCCCTACCCGGGCCAGGGCCACGACCCTCAGCAGGGCGGACATCCGTACCCGGACCCGTCCTGGCAGCAGGGCCAGGGCCAGGGGCAGGGGCAGGGGCAGGGATACGGGCAGGGCGGCGGCTGGTAGGCCGCGTCCGTCGGACGGGAACATGGGAGAGGGGCGGCCGGGGGGCCGCCCCTCTCCCATGTGTCCGGTCTCGTGCGTCCGGGCCTCAGGTGTACGAGGCCATCGCCTCCTCGACGGTCAGCACCGGGATGTCCCGGTCGTCGATCGCCTTCATCAGCGTCTCCAGGCCCGCCTTGCCGATCTCGGTGCTCTTCGTCGGGGCGCCCTCGGTGACCTTGTGCAGACAGAGGATCAGCCAGTCACCGCTGTTCACGCACCGGTCGAGCCGGCCGCCCGCGCCCGTGAGCTTCGACAACGCCGTACCGCCGATGCCGGTGCCGTCGTTGATGCCGGTCAACGCCTTGAGGCGGTACGGCATCGCCGGGGCGAACGACTCGATCGTCTCGGAGATGATCGACCGGGCCGTGGTGAAGTGCCGGCTCGCGATCTGGTCGACCGGGACACCGTCGGTCGTCTTCTGGAACGCGCCGTGCGGATAGGCGAAGTGCTCGCTGGTGAAGCCGTTGGACACCAGCCACTCGCGCAGCTTGCGGAAGTCGGCGTCGGCCTCCTCGGCGGTGAGCTTGGGATAGCTCGCCGTGTGTACGGCGTTCGCGTACGAGTGGCCCGCCATCTCCCAGCCGGAGAAGTCCTGCATCGAGCGCATCTGGCCCAGCGTCAGGAAGCTGCCCGTGCCGATGGCGTCGGCGATGTTGTAGACCGTGCCGGGGAAGCCGTAGCGGTCCATGACCGGACGGGCCAGGTCGTGGATCGACTTGTGGGAGTCGTCGAAGGTGAGGGAGACGACGCCCTTGGGGAAGACCGAGACGGTGTCCGGTATCAGCTCGACGGCCTGGAGCCGGTACGTCACCGGGCCGCCCGCGTCGTCGTACACGGCGAACGACATGTCGGTGAAGCCGGTCTTCGTGGACGGCTTGCCGCCGGCGCCGATGGAGTACGTGCCGGCCGCGGCGTTGACGTCGGCCCACTGGAGGTGGACCGTCACCCACTCCCCGGACTGGACATAGTTGGCCCCCGTCTTGGAGTGGGCGTGGAGCGTCCAGGCGAAGTGGTTCGCGAGGGAGCCGCTGCCCAGGTAGAAGACCATCTTGGACAGGTTCGTGACGTCGTCGACGCGGAAGACGAGCCGGATCATCTTGCCGCTCATGCTCATCGCGGGCATACCGGTCTTGCGGACGTAGGACTGCTTGCCGGTGCCGTTCGTGGTCACGCGGACCGACTGGGTGCCGCGCACGAAGACGGACTTGTCGTTAGCCTCGGCCGACGCGGTGCCCGCGCCGCCCGGCGTCCAGCCGTGGGAGGCCTGGAACTGCTGGGACCAGCTGGCCCGGCGGTACTTGGGGCGACGGCCCGAGGGGGCGTAGAGGGGAGGCGTGGTGAGGCCTCCGATGGCTCCCTCGGCGGCCGGCGCGGCGGCGGGCTGTGCCACCACCTGGCCCAGCCACGCGCCGCCGCCGGCCATCGCGACGCCTCCTGTGCCACCCATCAGCAGGGCGGAACGCCGGCTCACCACCGGCTTGTTCTCCGCAGCCTCTGCAGCGTGCCTGTGGGCGTTGGACCGCCTTTTCCTCACCGGGACTCCCGAACCGTGTCGAAGTAGTTCATTCCCTCGCCGGTGAAGTCCTCGACCGCGGACCGGACTTCCTTCACCGACAGGGATGCGTTCGCGTTGTAGTAGAGCCAGTCCACCTTCATGTCCCACGCGCGGTCGCCTTTGAACGGCAGATCCACGAACCAGTGGTTGAAGTTCACGGACATCCTGGAGCGCGGGGCGTACTTGCCGTCGCTGGAGAAGAGCTTCTCGCCGTCCATGCGGTAGGTGACGACGTCGTCCTCGACTGTGATCATCATGGTGTGCCAGCCGTCGAGGCTCTTGTTGGTCGTCCTGTAGACGC
The genomic region above belongs to Streptomyces coeruleorubidus and contains:
- a CDS encoding NTP pyrophosphohydrolase; translation: MNSNAPLLVVVDAANVVGSVPDGWWRDRKGAAERLRDRLASDGVPGLDGPVEIVLVVEGAARGVESVAGVRVESATGSGDDHIVEVVAGAGARPVLVVTADRELRRRVGELGAEVTGPRTVRP
- a CDS encoding nucleotide sugar dehydrogenase, which translates into the protein MSRSSTVDLVVVGLGYVGLPLARSAAAAGLKVVGLDRSRRVVDGLNAGRSHVDDITDSDVRGMLERGFEATDRAGVIADAAAVVVCVPTPLTDHGAPDLGAVHAAVDDIAAHLRAGTLVVLESTTYPGTTDEVVRPRLEAGGLRVGADFHLAFSPERIDPGNAAYGLENTPKVVGGSTADCTKAARALYERFVNRVVEAKGTREAEMAKLLENTYRHVNIALVNEMSMFCREIGVDLWDAIRCASTKPFGFAPFYPGPGVGGHCIPIDPNYLSYKVRSLGIPFRFVELAQEINQRMPVHVVNRAADLLNDQGKAVRGSRVLLLGVTYKPDISDQRESPALAVAENLLARGAELVYFDPRVEDWRVGGVPVERAGDYLAAAEDADLTILLQPHREIDLGELADRARALFDTRGRSADHPRVVKL
- a CDS encoding glycosyltransferase, with translation MTSEDTYIPGAVDSGGRRAHRKRRHLKVSYFVFLGLAALIATRLDAGSLHLYSMGAMGLLSLKMFGALFYRPAKAGREELEYLENAWVTAVIPIYNEDPVMFEQGMRSLLAQSRLPNEIHIIDDASADDSGIRAAKKMRREFEAKGVKYTVSVQPENKGKREALALGFEAAPYSDIFLCVDSDTVLSRDTVRELLLPLADEKIMASTGMVLALNHDSNIFTRLQDLRYGNSFLFERAAYSRLKSVLCCCGALSAYRGTLVRKYLPDFLNQQFLGKPAVFGDDRRMTNYCLMEGQVVFQETAVGYTAVPEKLPHFLRQQVRWNKSFFRESLWAFRHQKKYRPAFWLTCMELALWLVFGSAMFYSMVILPIIKPEQFVHHIGDYLIFMVLMGYLRNVRYLDFPRRGMGLVKRFGMFLLAPIYGVIQLTLLTPLRFYALFTLHKGSWGTRQGGVEVSVAGDHESEVTEIFEEEDPYSDKKVTETLQLMRLEGAALRTRPRPAGGIPAQPQPIPGYDEEQHAGVPQQRVSWGTPEPAGRQQWQGGYDGYPDQYQQPYPGQGHDPQQGGHPYPDPSWQQGQGQGQGQGQGYGQGGGW
- a CDS encoding polysaccharide deacetylase family protein, which produces MSRRSALLMGGTGGVAMAGGGAWLGQVVAQPAAAPAAEGAIGGLTTPPLYAPSGRRPKYRRASWSQQFQASHGWTPGGAGTASAEANDKSVFVRGTQSVRVTTNGTGKQSYVRKTGMPAMSMSGKMIRLVFRVDDVTNLSKMVFYLGSGSLANHFAWTLHAHSKTGANYVQSGEWVTVHLQWADVNAAAGTYSIGAGGKPSTKTGFTDMSFAVYDDAGGPVTYRLQAVELIPDTVSVFPKGVVSLTFDDSHKSIHDLARPVMDRYGFPGTVYNIADAIGTGSFLTLGQMRSMQDFSGWEMAGHSYANAVHTASYPKLTAEEADADFRKLREWLVSNGFTSEHFAYPHGAFQKTTDGVPVDQIASRHFTTARSIISETIESFAPAMPYRLKALTGINDGTGIGGTALSKLTGAGGRLDRCVNSGDWLILCLHKVTEGAPTKSTEIGKAGLETLMKAIDDRDIPVLTVEEAMASYT